The Dioscorea cayenensis subsp. rotundata cultivar TDr96_F1 chromosome 19, TDr96_F1_v2_PseudoChromosome.rev07_lg8_w22 25.fasta, whole genome shotgun sequence genome includes a window with the following:
- the LOC120250039 gene encoding LOW QUALITY PROTEIN: neutral/alkaline invertase 1, mitochondrial-like (The sequence of the model RefSeq protein was modified relative to this genomic sequence to represent the inferred CDS: deleted 1 base in 1 codon) has translation MPPPSTPRNAPDAPSPPSLELGPSPRRPSTFPAPTPPSVTSTSMAFLLNLSSFHPVKEETQELESTPDLGVNEREETETERDAWALLRKTVVSYCGALVGTVAAADDGIEALNYDQVFIRDFVPSALAFLMRGESEIVKNFLLHTLQLQSWEKTVDCYSPGQGLMPASFKVRTVPLDENNEAFEETLDPDFGESAIGRVAPVDSGLWWIILLRAYGKITGDYALQERVDVQTGIKLILNLCLSDGFDMFPTLLVTDGSCMIDRRMGIHGHPLEIQALFYSALRCSREMITVNDGSKNLVRAINNRLSALSFHIREYYWVDMKKINEIYRYKTEEYSHDAINKFNIYPEQIPSWLVDWIPEKGGYLIGNLQPAHMDFRFFSLGNLWAIVSSLTTPRQAEGILNLIEEKWDDLIANMPLKICYPALEYEEWRIITGCDPKNTPWSYHNGGSWPTLLWQFTLACIKMGRPELARKAVAVAEKRLAEDKWPEYYDTKTGRFIGKQARLYQTWTIAGFLTSKMLLENPELASMLTCEEDLELLEGCACSLSKSARTKCSRSAAKSQVLV, from the exons ATGCCCCCACCATCCACTCCCCGAAATGCCCCCGACGCCCCATCTCCGCCATCGCTGGAGCTCGGCCCTTCTCCACGGCGTCCGAGCACGTTTCCGGCTCCAACCCCTCCCTCCGTGACCTCTACATCCATGGCCTTCCTGTTGAACCTCTCGAGTTTCCACCCCGTCAAAGAGGAGACACAAGAGCTTGAGAGCACCCCCGATTTGGGAGTCAATGAGAGAGAGGAGACCGAGACGGAGAGGGATGCGTGGGCACTGCTGAGGAAGACGGTAGTCAGCTATTGC GGTGCCCTGGTGGGTACCGTGGCGGCCGCCGATGATGGTATCGAAGCGCTGAACTACGACCAGGTGTTCATCAGGGACTTCGTGCCATCGGCGCTGGCGTTTCTGATGCGTGGGGAGAGCGAGATCGTGAAGAATTTTCTCCTCCATACCTTGCAGCTCCAG AGTTGGGAAAAGACCGTTGATTGTTATAGCCCAGGACAAGGGTTAATGCCAGCTAGTTTTAAGGTTAGAACTGTGCCATTGGATGAAAACAATGAAGCATTTGAAGAGACTCTAGACCCTGATTTTGGCGAATCGGCCATTGGACGTGTAGCTCCGGTTGATTCTG GATTATGGTGGATTATTTTGCTGAGAGCATATGGGAAGATAACAGGGGATTACGCATTACAAGAGAGAGTGGATGTGCAGACAGGCATTAAACTGATCTTGAATTTATGCCTTTCAGATGGTTTTGACATGTTTCCTACACTTCTGGTCACTGATGGGTCTTGCATGATAGATCGACGCATGGGTATCCATGGACATCCTCTTGAGATTCAA GCTTTATTCTATTCAGCTTTGCGGTGTTCTCGGGAAATGATCACAGTGAATGATGGATCAAAGAACCTGGTGCGTGCTATCAACAACAGGCTTAGTGCTCTGTCATTCCATATCAGAGAGTACTACTGGGTTGATATGAAGAAGATCAATGAGATATATCGCTACAAAACTGAAGAGTATTCTCATGATGCCATCAacaagttcaacatctatccgGAGCAAATTCCTTCCTGGTTGGTTGATTGGATTCCTGAAAAAGGCGGCTACTTGATCGGAAACCTGCAACCAGCTCATATGGATTTCAGGTTCTTCTCACTTGGCAACCTTTGGGCCATAGTTTCATCTCTAACAACTCCAAGACAAGCCGAGGGAATTCTAAACCTTATTGAGGAGAAATGGGATGATCTCATCGCGAACATGCCTCTTAAGATATGTTATCCTGCTTTGGAATACGAGGAATGGCGCATAATCACTGGTTGTGATCCAAAGAACAC ACCGTGGTCGTATCACAATGGTGGTTCTTGGCCCACACTATTATGGCAG ttCACTCTAGCTTGCATCAAAATGGGAAGGCCGGAGTTAGCTAGGAAGGCTGTTGCAGTCGCTGAGAAGAGGCTTGCCGAGGACAAGTGGCCAGAGTATTATGATACAAAAACTGGAAGATTTATCGGCAAGCAAGCACGTCTTTACCAGACGTGGACAATTGCTGGCTTTTTAACCTCCAAAATGCTCTTGGAAAATCCTGAGCTCGCTTCCATGTTGACATGTGAGGAAGATCTTGAGCTTCTAGAGGGCTGCGCCTGCAGTCTGAGCAAGAGTGCTCGTACCAAGTGTTCCCGATCCGCCGCAAAATCTCAGGTCCTCGTCTAA
- the LOC120283548 gene encoding LOW QUALITY PROTEIN: WD repeat-containing protein VIP3 (The sequence of the model RefSeq protein was modified relative to this genomic sequence to represent the inferred CDS: deleted 1 base in 1 codon): MKLAGIKSVENAHDESIWTAAWAPATETRSALLLTGSLDETVRFWSSDELNQVGTPSGGHALGVVAVAAHPAGFLAASASLDSFIRVFEIDSNSTIATLEAPPSEVWGMQFDPKGTVLAVAGGGSASVKLWDTSSWQLIATLAVPPPEGSRPADKTGSGKFVLSVAWSLDGRRLACGSMDGTIAVFDVARAKFLHHLDGHYMPVRSMVYSPVDPHVLFTACDDTHVHMYDAERKGMIGAMSGHTSWVLSVDASPDGAAIATGSSDRTVRLWDLSMRASVQTMSNHTDQVWSVAFRPPSGTGLRLGRLASVSDDKSISLYDYS, from the exons ATGAAGCTCGCCGGAATAAAATCGGTGGAGAACGCCCACGATGAGTCCATTTGGACTGCGGCGTGGGCGCCTGCGACGGAGACGCGGTCGGCGCTTCTTCTCACTGGCTCGCTCGACGAGACCGTACGGTTCTGGAGCTCCGACGAGCTAAACCAGGTTGGGACACCCTCAGGTGGACATGCCCTCGGAGTTGTGGCAGTCGCTGCTCATCCCGCCGGATTCCTGGCCGCCTCTGCCTCTCTGGACAGCTtcattagggtttttgagatcGATTCCAATTCCACCATTGCCACACTCGAGGCGCCGCCATCCGAGGTTTGGGGCATGCAATTTGATCCAAAG GGCACTGTGCTTGCTGTTGCTGGTGGTGGAAGTGCTTCTGTGAAGCTGTGGGATACTTCCTCATGGCAGCTTATTGCCACCCTTGCAGTTCCTCCTCCAGAAGGATCTCGGCCTGCTGATAAGACTGGAAGTGGGAAATTTGTGCTCTCTGTTGCTTGGAGCCTTGATGGCCGACGCTTAGCTTGTGGATCCATGGACGGCACAATTGCTGTCTTTGATGTAGCTCGCGCTAAGTTCCTTCACCATCTCGATGGTCACTACATGCCAGTGAGGTCCATGGTGTACTCCCCAGTTGATCCACATGTGCTCTTCACTGCCTGCGATGACACACATGTACACATGTATGATGCTGAGAGGAAGGGCATGATTGGGGCTATGTCA GGCCATACGAGCTGGGTGCTTAGTGTGGATGCCAGTCCAGATGGGGCTGCCATTGCAACAGGCTCCAGCGATCGGACGGTGCGTCTGTGGGATCTCAGCATGCGGGCTTCTGTGCAGACGATGAGCAACCACACCGACCAAGTGTGGAGTGTGGCTTTCCGGCCACCCAGTGGAACAGGTCTGCGACTAGGCCGCCTTGCCAGCGTCTCTGATGACAAGAGCATCTCCTTGTATGACTACTCATAA
- the LOC120250670 gene encoding ADP-ribosylation factor-like, translating into MGLSFTKLFSRLFAKKEMRILMVGLDAAGKTTILYKLKLGEIVTTIPTIGFNVETVEYKNISFTVWDVGGQDKIRPLWRHYFQNTQGLIFVVDSNDRDRVVEARDELHRMLNEDELRDAVLLVFANKQDLPNAMNAAEITDKLGLHSLRQRHWYIQSTCATSGEGLYEGLDWLSNNIANKA; encoded by the exons ATGGGGCTGTCTTTCACCAAGCTCTTCAGCCGGCTTTTTGCCAAGAAAGAGATGAGGATTTTGATGGTTGGTCTTGATGCCGCCGGTAAGACCACCATTTTGTACAAGTTGAAGCTTGGAGAGATTGTGACTACCATTCCTACCATTG GATTTAATGTGGAGACTGTGGAATATAAAAACATCAGTTTCACCGTGTGGGATGTTGGTGGCCAGGACAAG ATCCGACCATTGTGGAGACACTACTTCCAGAACACCCAAGGCCTCATCTTTGTGGTTGATAGTAATGACCGTGACCGTGTTGTTGAGGCGAGGGATGAACTACATAGGATGCTAAATGAG GATGAGTTGAGAGATGCTGTGCTGCTTGTGTTTGCAAACAAACAAGATCTACCAAATGCCATGAATGCTGCGGAGATAACTGACAAGCTTGGTCTGCATTCTCTTCGCCAACGTCATTG GTACATACAAAGCACTTGTGCCACTTCTGGGGAGGGTCTGTATGAGGGACTGGATTGGCTTTCAAACAACATCGCAAACAAG GCCTAG
- the LOC120250669 gene encoding LOW QUALITY PROTEIN: probable pectinesterase 53 (The sequence of the model RefSeq protein was modified relative to this genomic sequence to represent the inferred CDS: deleted 1 base in 1 codon) — protein sequence MALHYSLIVSFTFCIVFCYCQYGFSLEKQAENDFKKWISWNVQNHKRYVSVKPSSVFLHGQRSLDSKLVKAEAAKVRYIVSQDGNGDFKSIREAIDSIHLHNTRRVILDIRPGMYREKIVIPKSKPYITFVGSSGDPPIITGNDTAATRGSNGMPLKTFHSATVAVNANYFVAANIRFENTAPYPEVGERGGQAVALRISGDKAAFYNCSFYRTQDTLYDHKGLHYFNNCFIQGSLDFIFGNGRSLYQDCYLNSIAKRVASVTAQKGNTATMDSGFSFTKSTIAGSGLVYLGRAWGDHSRVVFSYTFMDNVVIPQGWNKWHVQRPEESGIYYGEYQCSGPGANWTGRVHWAHLLTDEEAQPFLGTYYVEGDSWLLYPPSYIF from the exons ATGGCTCTTCACTACTCTCTCATTGTTTCTTTCACATTCTGCATTGTTTTCTGCTACTGTCAGTATGGATTCAGCTTGGAGAAACAAGCAGAGAATGATTTCAAGAAATGGATCTCATGGAATGTCCAGAATCACAAGAGATATGTCAGTGTGAAACCGAGCTCTGTCTTTCTCCATGGCCAAAGATCTCTAGATTCCAAGCTAGTGAAGGCAGAGGCAGCAAAGGTGAGATACATTGTGAGCCAGGATGGTAATGGTGACTTCAAGAGCATTAGAGAAGCTATAGACAGCATT CATTTGCATAACACTAGAAGAGTCATTCTTGACATCAGACCAGGGATGTACAG GGAGAAGATTGTGATTCCAAAGAGCAAGCCCTACATCACCTTTGTTGGAAGCTCTGGTGATCCACCAATCATTACCGGAAACGATACTGCAGCTACAAGGGGCAGCAATGGCATGCCACTGAAGACCTTCCACAGTGCAACAGTTGCTGTCAATGCAAACTACTTTGTAGCTGCCAACATAAGATTTGAA AATACTGCTCCATATCCAGAGGTTGGAGAGAGGGGAGGACAAGCAGTGGCTCTCCGCATCTCCGGCGACAAGGCCGCTTTCTATAACTGCAGTTTCTATCGTACTCAAGATACTCTTTATGACCACAAAGGCCTCCATTACTTCAACAACTGCTTCATCCAAGGCTCtcttgatttcatctttggaAATGGCAGATCACTCTATCAG GACTGCTACCTAAACTCAATAGCAAAAAGAGTAGCATCAGTGACTGCTCAGAAGGGGAACACAGCCACCATGGACAGTGGCTTCTCCTTCACCAAGAGCACCATTGCAGGCAGTGGCCTGGTCTACTTGGGCAGAGCCTGGGGAGACCATTCAAGAGTTGTCTTCTCCTACACATTCATGGACAATGTGGTCATACCTCAAGGTTGGAACAAATGGCACGTTCAAAGACCAGAAGA GAGTGGCATATATTACGGTGAATATCAATGCAGTGGTCCTGGGGCTAATTGGACCGGAAGGGTTCATTGGGCTCATCTATTGACTGACGAAGAGGCTCAACCTTTTCTTGGCACATATTATGTAGAGGGAGATTCATGGCTCTTATATCCAccatcatatattttctaa
- the LOC120250668 gene encoding T-complex protein 1 subunit beta has protein sequence MAVERLLKDEATEEKGDRARMASFIGAMAIADLVKTTLGPKGMDKILQSTGRGHNVTVTNDGATILKSLHIDNPAAKVLVDISKVQDDEVGDGTTSVVVLAGELLREAEKLTMAKIHPMTIIAGYRMAAECARNALLQKAMDNKQDPEKFKSDLMKIAMTTLSSKILAQDKEYFAQLAVDAVMRLKGSTNLEAIQIIKKAGGSLKDSFLDEGFILDKKIGIGQPKRIENAKILVANTAMDTDKVKIYGARVRVDSMARVAQIERAEKEKMKEKVQKIIGHGINCFVNRQLIYNYPEELFADAGILAIEHADFDGIERLALVTGGEIASTFDNPESVKLGHCKLIEEIMIGEDKLIHFSGVEMGQACTIVLRGASSHMLDEAERSLHDALCVLSQTVNDSRVLLGGGWPEMVMAKEVDELARRTPGKRSHAIEAFSRALQSIPTIIADNAGLDSAELISQLRAEHHKETTNSGIDVISGGVGDMEKLGISESFKVKQAVLLSATEAAEMILRVDEIITCAPRKREDRM, from the exons ATGGCG GTTGAACGGCTGCTCAAGGATGAAGCCACCGAAGAGAAAGGAGACCGTGCAAGAATG GCATCATTTATTGGTGCAATGGCGATAGCTGATTTGGTGAAGACCACCTTAGGTCCGAAAGGAATG GACAAGATCTTGCAATCAACTGGAAGGGGACACAATGTTACTGTCACTAATGATGGTGCCACCATCCTGAAGTCTCTCCACATTGATAACCCTGCTGCCAAGGTCCTTGTGG ATATTTCTAAAGTTCAAGATGATGAAGTTGGTGATGGGACAACATCTGTTGTTGTTTTGGCTGGAGAGCTTCTTAGAGAAGCTGAGAAGCTAACCATGGCAAAGATTCATCCAATGACTATAATTGCAG GTTACAGGATGGCTGCTGAATGTGCTCGAAATGCTCTATTGCAAAAGGCCATGGATAACAAACAGGAtccag AGAAATTTAAGTCAGATCTGATGAAAATAGCTATGACGACTCTTAGTTCAAAGATACTCGCCCAAGACAAGGAATATTTTGCTCAATTAGCAGTGGATGCTGTCATGAGGCTCAAG GGCAGTACAAATTTGGAGGCTATCCAAATCATTAAAAAGGCTGGAGGATCCCTGAAAGATTCATTTTTGGATGAAGG GTTTATTCTTGACAAGAAGATTGGCATTGGCCAGCCGAAACGCATTGAGAATGCAAAGATTTTAGTGGCAAATACTGCAATGGATACTGATAAAGTCAAGATATATGGAGCTCGAGTTCGTGTTGATTCAATGGCAAGAGTAGCACAGATTGAGCGGGCAGAGAAggagaaaatgaaagaaaaagttCAGAAGATCATAGGCCATGGAATCAACTGCTTTGTTAACCGACAATTGATATACAACTACCCCGAGGAACTTTTTGCAGATGCAGGAATATTGGCTATTGAGCATGCTGATTTTGATGGGATTGAGCGGCTAGCTCTTGTGACGGGTGGTGAAATTGCCTCTACTTTTGATAATCCAGAATCTGTTAAGCTAGGCCACTGCAAGCTCATTGAAGAAATTATGATTGGGGAGGACAAGTTGATTCATTTTTCTGGGGTAGAAATGGGTCAGGCGTGTACCATTGTCTTGAGAGGTGCAAG CTCCCATATGCTGGATGAAGCAGAGAGATCTTTGCATGATGCATTGTGTGTGCTATCCCAGACAGTGAATGACAGCAGGGTTCTACTTGGTGGTGGATGGCCTGAGATGGTAATGGCAAAAGAGGTGGATGAACTTGCACGGAGGACTCCTGGGAAAAGGTCCCATGCCATTGAAGCTTTCTCACGTGCACTTCAATCTATACCCACCATCATTGCTGATAATGCTGGTTTAGACAGTGCAGAACTGATATCTCAGCTTCGTGCAGAGCATCACAAGGAAACAACCAATTCTGGCATTGATGTGATCTCTGGCGGG GTAGGGGATATGGAGAAGCTAGGAATCTCAGAATCTTTCAAGGTGAAGCAAGCAGTCTTGCTTTCTGCTACTGAAGCTGCTGAAATGATCTTGAGAGTAGATGAGATCATAACATGTGCTCCAAGGAAGAGGGAAGATAGAATGTGA
- the LOC120283546 gene encoding protein NPG1-like isoform X1, producing MMMARWCWRTGSPVKASDDEVKLDEGDIQEAESSLREGLSLNYEEARALLGRLEYQRGNVEAALRVFDGIDLQAAIQRLQPGLSEKPSSKRNRSRTESLHSVSQHAASLVLEAIYLKSMSLLKLGKAAEAAQECKSVLDAVEKMFQHGIPGMMVDAKLQETVSKAVELLPELCKQAGHNQEALSCYRRALLSHWNLDDECCVRIQKRFVVLLLYGGVEAGPPSLAAQTDGAYVPKNNLEEAILLLMMLLKKWCLGKTQWDPSVMEHFTFALSLAGQTSVLARQFEEILPGMYPRCDRWFRLALCYHAEGQNEAALNLLRKFLNKNECPNDLPAILFAAKICSEDSLLASEGVEYAQRAIANAHGVNKHLRAVGLRYLGLCFGKLGKIAFSDQERSCHQVEALKALDEAIAQEGQNPDLLFDLSFEYAVQYNSNAALRFAKEFIDATGGSISKGWILLALVLSAQRRYLEAEVVIDAAIEQTAKWEQGPLLRIKAKLKAAQSLPMEAVEAYRLLLALVQAQRKSFGFLRSTSDRINEFEVWQGLANLYSSLSHWRDAEICLEKAKMLKPFSAATMHVQGSKHEAHGETLEASASYFNALSLDLSHVHCKVSLASLLWKRGSKALPVARSFLMDALKVEPTNRMAWYYLGMVHRDERRLLEAADCYQAAAMLEESDPVESYSSISS from the exons ATGATGATGGCACGGTGGTGCTGGCGAACGGGCTCTCCCGTGAAGGCTTCCGATGATGAGGTCAAGCTTGACGAGGGCGACATCCAAGAGGCCGAGTCATCGCTCCGCGAGGGCCTGTCCCTCAACTACGAG GAAGCAAGAGCCCTTCTAGGAAGGTTGGAGTATCAAAGAGGCAACGTAGAAGCTGCTCTTCGAGTGTTTGATGGAATAGATCTTCAGGCTGCTATACAGCGTCTGCAACCTGGTCTTTCCGAAAAGCCTTCTTCAAAGAGGAACCGTTCCCGCACAGAATCACTACATTCAGTGTCTCAGCATGCTGCTAGCCTAGTCCTTGAAGCCATCTACTTGAAGTCCATGTCACTTTTAAAGCTTGGTAAAGCTGCAG AGGCCGCTCAAGAATGTAAGAGTGTTCTTGATGCTGTGGAAAAGATGTTTCAGCACGGCATACCAGGCATGATGGTGGATGCCAAATTACAAGAAACTGTCAGTAAGGCTGTAGAGCTCCTTCCAGAGCTTTGCAAACAAGCTGGACACAATCAGGAAGCTTTGTCTTGTTACCGGCGTGCTCTTCTCAGTCATTGGAATCTTGATGATGAATGCTGTGTTAGAATCCAGAAAAGGTTTGTTGTGCTTTTGCTGTATGGTGGTGTAGAAGCTGGTCCCCCCAGTTTGGCTGCCCAGACCGATGGTGCATATGTACCAAAGAACAATTTGGAGGAAGCCATACTACTTCTGATGATGCTATTAAAGAAGTGGTGCCTTGGTAAGACACAGTGGGATCCTTCAGTGATGGAGCATTTTACATTTGCACTGTCTCTTGCTGGCCAGACCTCTGTGCTTGCAAGgcaatttgaagaaatattaccCGGGATGTACCCACGATGTGATAGATGGTTTAGATTGGCTCTTTGCTACCATGCAGAAGGTCAAAATGAAGCTGCCTTAAATTTATTGAGGAAATTCTTAAATAAGAATGAATGTCCTAATGATCTACCTGCAATATTATTTGCTGCGAAGATCTGTAGTGAGGATTCTCTTCTCGCATCTGAAGGAGTAGAATATGCTCAGAGAGCTATAGCAAATGCTCATGGTGTGAATAAACATCTTAGAGCTGTGGGTCTCCGCTATTTGGGTCTCTGTTTTGGAAAACTAGGTAAAATTGCTTTTTCAGACCAGGAGCGTTCTTGCCATCAAGTTGAAGCATTAAAAGCACTGGATGAAGCAATTGCCCAAGAGGGCCAAAACCCAGATTTGCTTTTTGACTTGAGCTTTGAATATGCTGTGCAATATAATTCCAATGCTGCGCTCAGATTTGCGAAAGAGTTTATTGATGCAACTGGCGGATCTATCTCAAAAGGCTGGATACTGCTCGCTTTGGTTTTATCAGCCCAGCGGAGGTACTTGGAAGCTGAAGTTGTTATTGATGCTGCCATTGAGCAGACTGCAAAATGGGAACAGGGGCCATTGCTCAGAATCAAAGCAAAACTGAAAGCTGCTCAGTCTCTGCCTATGGAGGCAGTGGAAGCATATCGTCTCTTGCTTGCACTTGTTCAGGCCCAAAGAAAGTCATTTGGATTTCTCAGAAGTACTTCAG ATAGAATCAATGAGTTTGAAGTGTGGCAAGGTCTTGCGAATTTATATTCCAGCCTTTCTCATTGGAGAGACGCGGAAATATGCCTGGAGAAGGCTAAGATGCTGAAGCCATTTTCCGCTGCTACGATGCATGTTCAAG GTTCTAAGCATGAAGCCCACGGAGAGACTTTAGAAGCATCGGCATCTTACTTCAATGCACTCTCTTTAGACCTGAGCCATGTCCACTGCAAGGTATCCCTTGCGAGTTTGCTCTGGAAGAGAGGCTCTAAAGCTTTGCCCGTCGCGAGATCCTTCCTGATGGATGCTCTAAAAGTTGAACCCACAAACAGGATGGCCTGGTATTATCTCGGCATGGTTCACAGGGATGAGAGGAGATTGCTTGAGGCAGCTGACTGCTACCAAGCAGCAGCAATGCTCGAAGAATCCGATCCAGTAGAGAGTTACAGTTCCATTTCTTCATGA
- the LOC120283546 gene encoding protein NPG1-like isoform X2 — protein sequence MMMARWCWRTGSPVKASDDEVKLDEGDIQEAESSLREGLSLNYEEARALLGRLEYQRGNVEAALRVFDGIDLQAAIQRLQPGLSEKPSSKRNRSRTESLHSVSQHAASLVLEAIYLKSMSLLKLGKAAEAAQECKSVLDAVEKMFQHGIPGMMVDAKLQETVSKAVELLPELCKQAGHNQEALSCYRRALLSHWNLDDECCVRIQKRFVVLLLYGGVEAGPPSLAAQTDGAYVPKNNLEEAILLLMMLLKKWCLGKTQWDPSVMEHFTFALSLAGQTSVLARQFEEILPGMYPRCDRWFRLALCYHAEGQNEAALNLLRKFLNKNECPNDLPAILFAAKICSEDSLLASEGVEYAQRAIANAHGVNKHLRAVGLRYLGLCFGKLGKIAFSDQERSCHQVEALKALDEAIAQEGQNPDLLFDLSFEYAVQYNSNAALRFAKEFIDATGGSISKGWILLALVLSAQRRYLEAEVVIDAAIEQTAKWEQGPLLRIKAKLKAAQSLPMEAVEAYRLLLALVQAQRKSFGFLRSTSESMSLKCGKVLRIYIPAFLIGETRKYAWRRLRC from the exons ATGATGATGGCACGGTGGTGCTGGCGAACGGGCTCTCCCGTGAAGGCTTCCGATGATGAGGTCAAGCTTGACGAGGGCGACATCCAAGAGGCCGAGTCATCGCTCCGCGAGGGCCTGTCCCTCAACTACGAG GAAGCAAGAGCCCTTCTAGGAAGGTTGGAGTATCAAAGAGGCAACGTAGAAGCTGCTCTTCGAGTGTTTGATGGAATAGATCTTCAGGCTGCTATACAGCGTCTGCAACCTGGTCTTTCCGAAAAGCCTTCTTCAAAGAGGAACCGTTCCCGCACAGAATCACTACATTCAGTGTCTCAGCATGCTGCTAGCCTAGTCCTTGAAGCCATCTACTTGAAGTCCATGTCACTTTTAAAGCTTGGTAAAGCTGCAG AGGCCGCTCAAGAATGTAAGAGTGTTCTTGATGCTGTGGAAAAGATGTTTCAGCACGGCATACCAGGCATGATGGTGGATGCCAAATTACAAGAAACTGTCAGTAAGGCTGTAGAGCTCCTTCCAGAGCTTTGCAAACAAGCTGGACACAATCAGGAAGCTTTGTCTTGTTACCGGCGTGCTCTTCTCAGTCATTGGAATCTTGATGATGAATGCTGTGTTAGAATCCAGAAAAGGTTTGTTGTGCTTTTGCTGTATGGTGGTGTAGAAGCTGGTCCCCCCAGTTTGGCTGCCCAGACCGATGGTGCATATGTACCAAAGAACAATTTGGAGGAAGCCATACTACTTCTGATGATGCTATTAAAGAAGTGGTGCCTTGGTAAGACACAGTGGGATCCTTCAGTGATGGAGCATTTTACATTTGCACTGTCTCTTGCTGGCCAGACCTCTGTGCTTGCAAGgcaatttgaagaaatattaccCGGGATGTACCCACGATGTGATAGATGGTTTAGATTGGCTCTTTGCTACCATGCAGAAGGTCAAAATGAAGCTGCCTTAAATTTATTGAGGAAATTCTTAAATAAGAATGAATGTCCTAATGATCTACCTGCAATATTATTTGCTGCGAAGATCTGTAGTGAGGATTCTCTTCTCGCATCTGAAGGAGTAGAATATGCTCAGAGAGCTATAGCAAATGCTCATGGTGTGAATAAACATCTTAGAGCTGTGGGTCTCCGCTATTTGGGTCTCTGTTTTGGAAAACTAGGTAAAATTGCTTTTTCAGACCAGGAGCGTTCTTGCCATCAAGTTGAAGCATTAAAAGCACTGGATGAAGCAATTGCCCAAGAGGGCCAAAACCCAGATTTGCTTTTTGACTTGAGCTTTGAATATGCTGTGCAATATAATTCCAATGCTGCGCTCAGATTTGCGAAAGAGTTTATTGATGCAACTGGCGGATCTATCTCAAAAGGCTGGATACTGCTCGCTTTGGTTTTATCAGCCCAGCGGAGGTACTTGGAAGCTGAAGTTGTTATTGATGCTGCCATTGAGCAGACTGCAAAATGGGAACAGGGGCCATTGCTCAGAATCAAAGCAAAACTGAAAGCTGCTCAGTCTCTGCCTATGGAGGCAGTGGAAGCATATCGTCTCTTGCTTGCACTTGTTCAGGCCCAAAGAAAGTCATTTGGATTTCTCAGAAGTACTTCAG AATCAATGAGTTTGAAGTGTGGCAAGGTCTTGCGAATTTATATTCCAGCCTTTCTCATTGGAGAGACGCGGAAATATGCCTGGAGAAGGCTAAGATGCTGA